CCTCTTGGAAGTAGAGCAGCGCGCTGGCGTAGTCCTGCCTGCGGAAACTGAGCCGGCCCATCAACGAGGCGATTTCCAAATCTTTTGGCATGAGTTCGCGAAGCTTTCGGGCCATCTCAAACGCAGTCTGCTCCAAGGCCGGATCATCGGCATACAACAAGGCCAGAGGCTTGCGAACCGGAAAGAACTCCGGATAGATGGTCTGAACCCGCTCGAAGGTTTGCCGTGCCAGTCCGCGGTCACCCTTCGCCATTTGGGCTGCCCCTTGCACCATAAGTCCGGGCACATGGTTGGGAGCTGCTTTCAGGAGTTCGTTTGCTTTCACCGCCGCTTCGGCGACACCGGCGGGAGTGCCAGCGCGGTAGCCGGAAGTCATGGACACAAACCAGGTGGCGGAGTCGGACGTCGCGCGATCCGGATTCAACCGCAAGACTCGATCCATGGCGGAGGACGCCTCCGCCTCCCGACCCACGCTGTAGGCGGCCCACGCAAATTGATGGATGACATCGGCGCGGTTGGTCAGGGCCGCAGCAGCCTCCCGCAGCAGGTTGTAGGCAAGCACATGCTCGTTGTTTTGAAAGGCGATCTGCCCATAGATCGCGGCCAGACTGGGATCATCGGGGTTCTGCGCCTGGGCACGCTTGGCCAAGTCGAGAGCCTTCGCTTGGTCCTTGAGGGGACCAGCATACAACACCGCCAGGCGGCTCAAGGCCTGGATCGCCTTGGGGTTCGAATCAAGGACGGCCTGATAGGCTCGAGCGGCCTTCTCCGGATCTTTTTGAGCCTCGTAAAGCTCGGCCAAACCCATTCTGCAGAACGGGTCGTCCGGATGCTGCCGGGCAAGCTCCAACAGACCTTCCTCGGTCAGTCGGCTGCCCGCTCGGTTCAGCAGGTCCAGCCGCTGCCGGATCTCGTCCCGCCCTTTGAAGGGGGTTGGAGACTTGAGAGCGGCCTCAAAAGCCGAGCGTGCCGGCCCTTCTTGGGTCAGCATGTAGTAGGTCATTCCGAGGTGAAATAGGATTTCGCCGTTCTGACGGAACCGCGCAGCGCTTTCCCGAAGCAACGGCAAGGCCTCGGAGTACTTCCTCTGCTGAAACAGAATCCAACCCAAGGTGTCCGCGATGCTGGGATCCTCCGGGACAAGCTGCCGAGCCTTCTGAGCCAGCTCGTAAGCCTTTTCCAGTTGGCCCGCTTCTTCGGAGTAGAGCACCGCCAGGTTATTCAGGGCGGGCACGAAGCCTGGATTGACCGCCAGCAGGCGCTCATAGGTAGCCTGGGCGCTCTTCCAGTCCTGCTTCTCCTGCTGCAGCATGCCCAGCAGCATCAATGCGCGGTCCTCCTTGGGGTTCTTGGCGATGAGCTGCTCCAGCTGAATGATGGCCTTGTCCTGCTGCTTGGATTGGGTGAACACGTTGGCCAGGAGGTAATAGGAGGCGGTCAAGTTCGCATCCGCAGCGATCGCAGCTCTCAGAGCCGTCTCCGCCTTGGCCCAGTCGCCCTGGGCGATGTGAATCCGTCCTTCCAACAATTGGCTGGGAGCGGATCTTCGGGCCTCCTCGCTCTGCTCGGCAACCCAGGCCGAGGCCTTGGCATATTGCTTCTCCGCCAGTTCGAGTTCAACCAACTGATAGAGCGATCCCAGGTGCTGCGGCGCGAGCTTGCGCACATGCTCAAACACTCCCCGGGCATCCGCGTTGCGATCCTGGACGCGAAGAGCTTGGCCGGCAGCCATCCATGCCTCCAGGCTGCCCGGATGGCGCTTGGTCACAGCGCCGTACACTTGCATGGCGTCGTCGTGACGTCCCATCACCATGTAGCACTCCGCCAGCAGGAGCTGCAAGGAGATGTCATCCGGACGCTTCTTGGCCAGAGGGAGGATGCCACTGGCTGCCTTGGTAACATCACCCATGCGCAGCTCCAGCTGCCCCCGCAAACGCACGGCCTCGACCGAATCAGGATTCAGCTTCACCGCCTGCTCGAGCAAGGGCACCACGAGGGGAATCTTCTTGTTGAGCAAGTGCGCCAACGCCAGCTGATACTTTACCTCGGCAGAGGGGACGAAGGTCCTATCCACTTTCTCAAACACTTCCACCGCTTTGGACAGCTCACCGCTGGCCAGCAGGATGTTGCCGCGCAGCACCTGGCTGTCGAAGTGGATCGGATCCAACCGCAGCACTTCCTCCACCAACCTCAAAGCGTCCGCGTGACGTCCTTCGGACAGCGCCACCTGAGCCATGAGTCGCTTCGCTGCTAGGAAGTCGGGGGCAGCGGCCAAATACTCGCCCAAAACCTTCAACCCCGCCTCGGAGTTGGTATTGTTCTGCAGCAAGAACTCGGCGTAGCGGATGCGCGCGCCGTGCCGGAGGGGCGACAGCTCGGCTGCTGAACGATACGCCGGCCCAGCCTGAGCCAGGTTCGTCTGGGAGAGAAGCAGGTTGGCCAGTGCTAAATGGGCAGCATACGATTTGGAATCGAGCGCGAGCGCTTTTCGGATCTCCGTCTCGGCAGCCGGCACGTTACGGGTGCGAAAGAGAAAGTTGGCCAAGGCGAGATGGTGGCTGAAACGCCAGCCGCCCTGCTGCTGCAGTCCGGCCAGCACGCGACGAGTATCGTTGATCTCCGCCTCGGTCTTGGAGGCATAGGCCAGCAGAAGGATCGCCTCATCGTTCGCAGGCTGATGTCCCAACACAAAGAGTGCCTCCTCGCGCGCCGGGATGGTCTCGCCCCGGGAAAGCAGGATGTGCCCCAGACGAACCCGATTTTCAACTTCCAAAGGGGCCAGCTCCCGGCTTCGTTGCAAAAACGAAAACGCCTGCTGGATGGCTCCTTGGTCGAAGAAAATCGCTCCCAGGTGCACCACAGCCACGGCGTTGGTCCGGTTGAGGCGGAGCACGTTAAGATACTCAATCTTAGCCTTCTCGAGATCTCCCTCCTGGTGATAGGTCGCCGCGCGGGCCAGATGACCCGCTACCTTGGATTGCTGGGAACAGCCAGCCCCGCCCAAAAGGGCCGCGACCAGCGCGAGACCAGTTCGCAAAATGGATAAGGTTCTCATGAATTGGAGTTACGGATTCGGAGACAACGCAAAAAATGACAATGACACATACGGATCAATTGGAAGGCCGCTTGATGCCCAGCTTTTCGATCAGCTCATAAAAGGTCGGGCGGCTGATTCCCAGATCCACCGCCGCCGGACTAATTTTCCCCTCGTGCCGGCGCAGGGCCTCCTCCACCATCTCACGCTCCAACTCTTCCCGCGCTTCCTTCAGTCCGCGTCTGCCGGAGGGAGCGCTTACCGGGCCACCATTGAGCTCGAGATCCGAAGGTTTCACCGTGGCTCCTTCCGCCATGATGACCGCGCGCTTGACGCGATTCTCCAACTCCCGAACGTTACCCGGCCAGGGATGCTGCTCCAGTGCGCGCAAGGCGGAGGGGCTGTACCTCAAATTCGGCCGATTACTCTCCCCGGCGAAGCGCCGCAGGAAACTTTGAGCCAGGACGAGCGTGTCCCCGCTCCGCTCCCGAAGTGGCGGGATACGAATCGACACCACCGCCACACGATAGTAAAGGTCCTCTCGGAACTTGCCTTCCTGCATCGCCTTTTTGAGATCCACGTTGGTGGCCGCCACGACGCGCGCATCCACCTCGATCTCACGTCGGCCCCCGACCCGCTCGATCCTCTGCTCCTGCAGGAACCGAAGCAGCTTGACTTGCAGGGCCAGCGGCAGCTCGCCAATTTCATCCAAAAACAAAGTCCCTCCCGATGCCAATTCGATCTTGCCAGGCCGCTGCATATGCGCGCCGGTGAACGCGCCCTTCTCATGCCCGAACAGCTCGCTTTCCAACAAGTTGTCGGGAATCGCACCACAATTAATGGCCACGAACGAACCTTCAAATCGCGTGCTCTTGCGATGAACGGCGCGGGCGGCGACCTCCTTTCCGGTCCCGCTCTCCCCCAGGAGCAACACCGGCACCTGGCTGCCAGCCACCTTCCGGATCGTCTCGAAAACGACCTGCATCTGGGGACTGCTGCCGATCATTCCTTCGAAGCCCTCCGTGTCCAGATGCTGTCGCATGCCCGTGATCTCTCGCTCCATGCGGGCCATCACTGACGCGCGCTTCAGCACCACCTTCAGCTCCTCAATCTCGGGCGGCTTCACCAGAAAATCATACGCGCCCTCGTTGACGGCCCGCAGTGCGTTTCCTCGCTCCGATTGGCCTGATAGGATGATGACCTTGACCTGGGGATCGCACGCGACCATTTCGGTCAGCGTGGCCATCCCTTCCTCCGGGCCGGCGGGCATTGGAGGAAGGCCGAGGTCGAGTAGCACGAGACGCGGGTGATGGGCCCGAAACGCCTCCAAGGCAGAGACCCGGTCCTCCGCGAGCACGACTTCATACGATGCCGTCAGCGCCCACTTGAGCTGGGTTCTGATGTCCTCATCGTCGTCCACAATGAGCAATACTGGCTTTTCCTGGTCGTTCATTTGGCAGGTAACCAAACCTGAAACTGGGTTCCGTGGCCGAGCACGCTGGCCACTTCGATGCGCCCTCGATGAGCGTCCACGATCGTCTTGCAATGAAACATCCCGATGCCCATTCCCTGTCGTTTGGTGGTTTGAAAGGGCCGGAAAAGGGAGTTCCGAATGAACTCCGGAGCCATGCCGCAGCCGGTATCCCTGACGGACAGCACCGACCATCCCTCCCGCAGCTCCGTCTCCACCCGCACCTCGCCCTTTTCTCCCAGAGCCTCCTTGGCATTCAAAACCAGGTTTACCACCACCTTCTGTATCTGGTCGGGATCCATCCAACACGTGAGCGCGCGCTGCAGCCGGCAGCGGAGCCACGGCTTTTCGATGGGCGCGATGCTTTGCAGGGCGGTCTCGACAGCTTCGTTGAGATCGGCATCCCGAAACTTCATGTCCATGTCCTGGCGAAGCGATGTCAAACGGTCGATGAGCTCCCTCACCCGCCCGACAGCCTTCGAGACAACGCGCAACGCATCGCTGCGAAACGCTGGATTGTCAAACTGGGTCGGAAGATTCTGCAGCATCAAGGAGAGCGAGGATGCGGTGTTTTTCAGGTCGTGAACGAAGAAGGCGGCCATCTGCTGGAAAGCGGCCAGTTCCTTGGCCCGGATGAGCTGGTCGCCGAGCCGGAGGTTCAATAGATTTCCGGCAGCCTGATCGCTGATGCACTTGAGCAGATCGAGATCCTCCACCGAGAACCGAACTCCTCCCACGCGATCCCCGACCACCATGAAGCCGAGCACGACATCATTGGCGATCAGCGGGACGCACAACTGGTCGCCGGCCACGTCAAACTGGCGGGGGTTCATGCGGCTCAGCGCGGTCGCCACATCGGCTGGCAGCTTGGCGAAATGCACAGGACCGTTGAACTCCCTCAACCGACGCGCCAGCGCTGAAACATCGGTTGAAGCCTGAACCAGGGCCCCGCCTTCCTCGTCACTCAAGGACGTGGAGGCTCCCAACCGAATGGATCCTTCCTGAACATCCAGGACCCAGAGATTCACGGACAGTGCTTCGACGGTAGAACAGATCAGACGGACCATCTCCCGCGACAGCGTGGTTTGATCCCGGCAGGAGGAGGTTCGGTCGGTGAAGGCCTGCCAAACCTTGCGATAGTCGTAAAACGGACGCTGAAAATGGCGACTGACCAACTGCTTGGTCAACAGCCTCAAGCGGTCGGAAAGGATAAAGGCAGCACAGGCCGAAAGCGCTCCCAGCACCAGGAAGGATTTAAGCGGGAGAGAGCCGTCTCCACCGAAGGCGTTGGCGATCTTCCCCAGAACTCCAACCACGAACAGGTAGACGCCGGCCAGAACGACCGTGATAGAACTGTAGAGAGTCGATTTGGAGGGATAGATGTCCATCCCCAGTCCATCCGTCCGGTGCACGGCTACCGACAGAAAACTGCAGGCAACCAGCAGGGCGCCCGTGTTCAGTGAGTGCCAGAGCGGATGGAGGGCGGAATAGAGAATGGCCTGGCTGGAGGTAAACAGCCTGACGGCAAGCAGGCCTCCAAACCCCATGACGCCATACTTCAGCTTCCATCGCATCGTGCCTACCGCGGTCCGAAAGGTGCGCTCCAAATTCATCAAGGCCAGGACGGCGGCCACCATCAGAAGCAGGTGGACCAACTTCAGCGGCCAACCAATCATGACAAAAGGTGACCCCTGAGAATTGCCGTGTGCCGGCTCCATGATCACAACGTCACGGAACCCGGCGATGGCCAAGAGCGGGAGCGCTGCGGCCAGACCCAGAGCCAAACGCCATCGCAACAGCCCCTCGCGCACGTTGCCACGCGCATAGGTCAGCGAATACAGCAGCCATAGAACCGGGGCAAACGACAGCAGCAGGCAGCGAATGCCCTGCAGTCGGAGCACATTGGACTGGTCGTGGCAAAGGAGCGCGGAATGGGCAATCAACCCCTCTGCGCCCAGCATCAACAAAGTTCCCACGAACCCAACCTTGGTCAGCGGATGACTGCGCTGCCGGGAAACCACCCAGCACAAGCCGAGGATCCAGCAAACCGCAACAACCGACATGACAAGCCCGGTGGTCATTTCAGCAGCGGATCAGGACCTACGCACGCCGGGCCTTGGCTGGTCCGCCCCCGCCCACCAAAGAGGTGACCTCCGCAACGCCGGCGGGGGCTGAGACTGCCTGCCTCCGCTCGCGCCGAATCAGGGACCAAAGCACCAGGCCTAGGGGAACCAGGCTCAGGGCGAAAAACAAGGGACCGCCTCGCTTGTGGATCACCGAGTGGATCATCTCGGGGCCGATCTCCACGCACAGCCAGGCAATCACCAGAATGCGAAAGGCGTTGCGCAGGATTCCCAGGAAGACAGTGAAAACCGCCAGCGACCAACGGTGATTGGGATTGCGCAGAAACAGATACGCCGCGATCAAGCTCGTCATGAACAGGACGAGCGAGGACCTGACCCCGCTGCACTCCTGCGCCACCTTAAGGGTGATACCTGGCAGGGTGAACGTCAGCTGGTCGCGCAGAAACGGAAGCCCGCTCAGGCTAAAGAGCCAGGAAGCCATCTCCGCGGACGCGTGCTGCAGGAAGATCTCGATCGCATCCATGGCAAAACTCGGGAGTGGAACCAGGAACAGGAGGAATCCCAGCGGGAACTGAATCTGGCGAATCGACTCAACGCTCAGATGCCAGCAGACCACGGCATAGAAGCCGCACAACAATGAGAGTGAACTCAACGAAAGCGCATCGCTTCCCGTCAGCGGAAAGCCTCTCAACCAGGAGGAAAGGTAGCCAAGCCCCCCCAGAACCGCCAAAGCAGACCAGCCCAACATCCAACCGGTCGCGCCTCGGTCATTGCGTGAGGGCTGCCATTGCCCATCCAAAGCACAGGTCCGAATGAGGTACCAGGACACAAACGGAACCAGCAGCACGTGGGAGTGAAATTCGCTGGTGAGAGCGAACTCGGCCCAGCGCACCAGCGGAATGCAGAACAGCAGGCCAAGCCCCAAGGTCCACTTGCCCACTCGCGCCAGCACCGCTGTCTGCTCCCCAGTTTGGGAAGGGAATATCTTCACGACTCTACCTTTCTCAGATCCATCGCCGAAGCAGGCTGGGACGTCCCCTCCCCCCAAACCGCAACCGCCCGCTTGGGAAAGAACAGCTTAAGAGCCATGCTCGCCAAAGGGTTGATGGTAAGATAGGAAGGCTTAACCACAATCTCTGCACCGCGCATGAGGTAGAATCGGTCTAAACTCGATCCTCCTTTATACCGTGTGGCTATCAATGTCGTAACCTCCTGACGCTCAGCGGCAAACTCGCGGACCTGATGGAGCATAAAGTCCGAAATGAAGCTCTTCTGGGCATCGGTGGTGGAGAAGAAGGTCATGTAACAAAGGGTGGAGCCGAAAAGATAGCTAACGCTGATCGCTACCAGTTTGGCTCCATCAAATGCGCCGAGAATGAGAAGCTTCTGGCAATCAAACAGTCGATTGCTCCACGCCGCGTAAGTGGGTTCCTGGGTGCGGCTGGTGTAGTAGTCGTAATCCGTGCGGGCGTAAAAATCCAGGTAGACGGGATAGCCCAGACGCGACAATTCCTCGCGATCCACCATCTCGCGCACCGTGAACCGCCTCATGGCTATCTTGAGCTGCCGGCGACGATTGTAATCCAGCGAATCCAAACCGTAGTCACGAAGCCCGGAGAAAGCTAAGAATCGAAGTGAGGAATTGGACGGCTCATGGGCCGGCACGACGTGCTGCCATCCGCCCAGCACGGCGGCTGCGGGCCCACGGAGCGAAGCATGCGGATACTCAGCCCATGGGATAAGCGGCTGGTAAAAGAAAGGTCGGACCACCTTCCAGTAGATGCCACTGCGACGAATCATGCGTCCGCCGTTGGCTGCCT
The nucleotide sequence above comes from Verrucomicrobiales bacterium. Encoded proteins:
- a CDS encoding tetratricopeptide repeat protein translates to MRTLSILRTGLALVAALLGGAGCSQQSKVAGHLARAATYHQEGDLEKAKIEYLNVLRLNRTNAVAVVHLGAIFFDQGAIQQAFSFLQRSRELAPLEVENRVRLGHILLSRGETIPAREEALFVLGHQPANDEAILLLAYASKTEAEINDTRRVLAGLQQQGGWRFSHHLALANFLFRTRNVPAAETEIRKALALDSKSYAAHLALANLLLSQTNLAQAGPAYRSAAELSPLRHGARIRYAEFLLQNNTNSEAGLKVLGEYLAAAPDFLAAKRLMAQVALSEGRHADALRLVEEVLRLDPIHFDSQVLRGNILLASGELSKAVEVFEKVDRTFVPSAEVKYQLALAHLLNKKIPLVVPLLEQAVKLNPDSVEAVRLRGQLELRMGDVTKAASGILPLAKKRPDDISLQLLLAECYMVMGRHDDAMQVYGAVTKRHPGSLEAWMAAGQALRVQDRNADARGVFEHVRKLAPQHLGSLYQLVELELAEKQYAKASAWVAEQSEEARRSAPSQLLEGRIHIAQGDWAKAETALRAAIAADANLTASYYLLANVFTQSKQQDKAIIQLEQLIAKNPKEDRALMLLGMLQQEKQDWKSAQATYERLLAVNPGFVPALNNLAVLYSEEAGQLEKAYELAQKARQLVPEDPSIADTLGWILFQQRKYSEALPLLRESAARFRQNGEILFHLGMTYYMLTQEGPARSAFEAALKSPTPFKGRDEIRQRLDLLNRAGSRLTEEGLLELARQHPDDPFCRMGLAELYEAQKDPEKAARAYQAVLDSNPKAIQALSRLAVLYAGPLKDQAKALDLAKRAQAQNPDDPSLAAIYGQIAFQNNEHVLAYNLLREAAAALTNRADVIHQFAWAAYSVGREAEASSAMDRVLRLNPDRATSDSATWFVSMTSGYRAGTPAGVAEAAVKANELLKAAPNHVPGLMVQGAAQMAKGDRGLARQTFERVQTIYPEFFPVRKPLALLYADDPALEQTAFEMARKLRELMPKDLEIASLMGRLSFRRQDYASALLYFQEVLASRQQDYEPHYFMGLSYAKLRQPARAKDSFQRALALGLKDPYAAEAKRQIADVQGN
- the prsR gene encoding PEP-CTERM-box response regulator transcription factor codes for the protein MNDQEKPVLLIVDDDEDIRTQLKWALTASYEVVLAEDRVSALEAFRAHHPRLVLLDLGLPPMPAGPEEGMATLTEMVACDPQVKVIILSGQSERGNALRAVNEGAYDFLVKPPEIEELKVVLKRASVMARMEREITGMRQHLDTEGFEGMIGSSPQMQVVFETIRKVAGSQVPVLLLGESGTGKEVAARAVHRKSTRFEGSFVAINCGAIPDNLLESELFGHEKGAFTGAHMQRPGKIELASGGTLFLDEIGELPLALQVKLLRFLQEQRIERVGGRREIEVDARVVAATNVDLKKAMQEGKFREDLYYRVAVVSIRIPPLRERSGDTLVLAQSFLRRFAGESNRPNLRYSPSALRALEQHPWPGNVRELENRVKRAVIMAEGATVKPSDLELNGGPVSAPSGRRGLKEAREELEREMVEEALRRHEGKISPAAVDLGISRPTFYELIEKLGIKRPSN
- the prsK gene encoding PEP-CTERM system histidine kinase PrsK: MTTGLVMSVVAVCWILGLCWVVSRQRSHPLTKVGFVGTLLMLGAEGLIAHSALLCHDQSNVLRLQGIRCLLLSFAPVLWLLYSLTYARGNVREGLLRWRLALGLAAALPLLAIAGFRDVVIMEPAHGNSQGSPFVMIGWPLKLVHLLLMVAAVLALMNLERTFRTAVGTMRWKLKYGVMGFGGLLAVRLFTSSQAILYSALHPLWHSLNTGALLVACSFLSVAVHRTDGLGMDIYPSKSTLYSSITVVLAGVYLFVVGVLGKIANAFGGDGSLPLKSFLVLGALSACAAFILSDRLRLLTKQLVSRHFQRPFYDYRKVWQAFTDRTSSCRDQTTLSREMVRLICSTVEALSVNLWVLDVQEGSIRLGASTSLSDEEGGALVQASTDVSALARRLREFNGPVHFAKLPADVATALSRMNPRQFDVAGDQLCVPLIANDVVLGFMVVGDRVGGVRFSVEDLDLLKCISDQAAGNLLNLRLGDQLIRAKELAAFQQMAAFFVHDLKNTASSLSLMLQNLPTQFDNPAFRSDALRVVSKAVGRVRELIDRLTSLRQDMDMKFRDADLNEAVETALQSIAPIEKPWLRCRLQRALTCWMDPDQIQKVVVNLVLNAKEALGEKGEVRVETELREGWSVLSVRDTGCGMAPEFIRNSLFRPFQTTKRQGMGIGMFHCKTIVDAHRGRIEVASVLGHGTQFQVWLPAK
- a CDS encoding archaeosortase/exosortase family protein; this encodes MKIFPSQTGEQTAVLARVGKWTLGLGLLFCIPLVRWAEFALTSEFHSHVLLVPFVSWYLIRTCALDGQWQPSRNDRGATGWMLGWSALAVLGGLGYLSSWLRGFPLTGSDALSLSSLSLLCGFYAVVCWHLSVESIRQIQFPLGFLLFLVPLPSFAMDAIEIFLQHASAEMASWLFSLSGLPFLRDQLTFTLPGITLKVAQECSGVRSSLVLFMTSLIAAYLFLRNPNHRWSLAVFTVFLGILRNAFRILVIAWLCVEIGPEMIHSVIHKRGGPLFFALSLVPLGLVLWSLIRRERRQAVSAPAGVAEVTSLVGGGGPAKARRA